One genomic segment of Gopherus flavomarginatus isolate rGopFla2 chromosome 11, rGopFla2.mat.asm, whole genome shotgun sequence includes these proteins:
- the LOC127031773 gene encoding olfactory receptor 10A7-like encodes MANREWGNETAVTQFIFLGFRNIPQLQILVFLLFLMIYIVTMAGNILIIVLVVADQHLHTPMYFFLGNLSCLETCYTSTILPKVLASLLTGDRTISVSGCIVQFYFASFFAATECYLLAVMSYDRYLAICKPLHYATLMNGRFCRQLAAGSWINGCLAIAIITCLMLQLNFCGPNEIDHFFCESTQIINLCCTDTYLIDLVITILVGLFTLPPFALTVVSYVCIISTILTIPSTTGRQKTFSTCSSHLIVVTMFYGTLMIVYLLPKTNTLRDLNKVFSVFYTILTPMTNPFIYSLRNKKVKEALRKIVCKCADFTRIPN; translated from the coding sequence ATGGCAAATAGAGAATGGGGAAATGAAACAGCTGTCACACAGTTCATCTTCCTAGGGTTCAGGAATATCCCACAACTGCAGATCCTTGTCTTCCTGCTGTTTCTCATGATATACATTGTGACCATGGCCGGGAACATCCTCATCATTGTgctagttgtggctgatcagcaccttcacactcccatgtacttcttTCTGGGGAACTTGTcttgcttggagacctgctacacctccaccatcctgcccaaggtactggccagtctcctgactggagACAGAACCATTTCTGTCAGTGGCTGTATTGTGCAATTTTATTTTGCCAGTTTCTTTGCAGCTACCGAGTGCTACCTCCTAGcagtgatgtcttatgatcggtatttagcaaTATGCAAACCTTTGCACTATGCAACGCTTATGAATGGCAGATTCTGCCGCCAGCTAGCAGCTGGGTCATGGATAAATGGATGTCTGGCTATTGCCATCATAACATGCCTTATGTTACAATTAAATTTCTGTGGTCCCAATGAAATTGATCATTTCTTCTGTGAATCCACACAAATAATCAATCTCTGCTGTACTGACACCTACCTGATAGATCTTGTCATTACAATCCTGGTTGGTCTATTCACTCTGCCTCCATTTGCACTAACAGTGGTGTCCTACGTTTGTATCATCTCCACTATCCTGACCATCCCTTCTACCACTGGCAGGCAGAAGacattttccacctgctcctcgcacctcattgtggtgacaatGTTCTACGGGACGCTAATGATTGTGTATCTGCTGCCCAAAACCAACACGCTCAGAGACCTCAACAAGGTGTTCTCTGTCTTCTATACAATCCTGACCCCTATGACCAATCCCTTCATATACAGTCTGAGGAACAAAAAGGTGAAGGAGGCGCTGAGAAAAATTGTCTGTAAATGTGCAGACTTTACAAGAATTCCTAACTGA